In one window of Amblyomma americanum isolate KBUSLIRL-KWMA chromosome 9, ASM5285725v1, whole genome shotgun sequence DNA:
- the LOC144103500 gene encoding uncharacterized protein LOC144103500 has protein sequence MGAATVCRQPHLIRVREDLINEEGGPSSLGKEESGSVPAQAATKKASPRQPLLVRKGEAPPALASCVRGGPASLNPLRDANFCHVRLLPRLPPAVLQQVVEAALPRLAGRHLHHLPRTCLHPLVAVPGQHPAVYVTESRTTGLTPSAPASSVAICPRVGPSMAPVSLFGLRRPLGASNCVSVFNMEARPGIRTDLIFWKQPTP, from the exons ATGG gggCTGCGACTGTCTGCCGTCAGCCTCACCTTATCAG AGTGCGGGAGGACCTCATCAATGAAGAGGGTGGACCGAGCAGTCTAGGGAAGGAGGAAAGTGGTTCCGTCCCTGCGCAAGCCGCCACAAAGAAGGCGAGCCCCAGGCAGCCTCTCCTTGTGAGGAAGGGTGAAGCTCCTCCCGCACTGGCCTCCTGTGTTCGCGGCGGGCCTGCCAGCCTGAACCCCCTGAGGGATGCCAACTTCTGCCACGTACGCCTGCTTCCGCGCTTACCACCTGCAGTATTACAGCAGGTTGTGGAGGCGG CGCTGCCAAGGCTGGCAGGAAGACATCTACACCACCTGCCAAGAACATGCCTTCATCCCCTGGTTGCGGTACCAGGGCAACACCCAGCCGTATACGTCACAG AGTCTCGGACAACGGGGCTTACTCCATCGGCACCCGCGTCCAGTGTGGCCATCTGTCCAAGGGTTGGACCATCAATGGCACCTGTCTCTCTATTTGGCCTTCGTAGACCTCTAGGAGCAAGCAATTGCG tcTCGGTGTTCAACATGGAAGCCAGACCTGGCATCCGCACCGACCTGATTTTCTGGAAACAGCCCACCCCTTGA